One window of Burkholderia vietnamiensis LMG 10929 genomic DNA carries:
- the era gene encoding GTPase Era: MNTPAPTGFRCGMIAIVGRPNVGKSTLMNALVGQKISITSRKAQTTRHRITGINTFDDAQFIFVDTPGFQTRHSTALNRSLNRAVTSTLTSVDLILFVIEAGRFGPDDQKVLDLIPPGAPTLLIANKIDRVGDKATLFPFMQKMSALREFTELVPLSAQRPEDIKHLLDTIKPHLPEGQPIYGEDELTDRSSRFLAAEILREKVFRWTGDELPYTSTVLIDKFEEEGRLKRIFATILVERDMHKAMVIGKKGEKLKQISTEARLDMEKLFDGPVYLETFVKVKSGWADNEAGLRAYGYE, translated from the coding sequence ATGAACACTCCCGCTCCTACCGGTTTCCGCTGCGGCATGATCGCGATCGTGGGCCGCCCGAACGTCGGCAAGTCGACGTTGATGAACGCACTCGTCGGCCAGAAGATCAGCATCACGTCGCGCAAGGCGCAAACGACCCGCCATCGCATCACCGGCATCAACACGTTCGACGACGCGCAGTTCATCTTCGTCGACACGCCGGGCTTCCAGACCCGCCACAGCACCGCGCTGAACCGCTCGCTGAACCGCGCGGTCACGTCGACGCTCACGTCGGTCGACCTGATCCTGTTCGTGATCGAGGCCGGCCGCTTCGGGCCCGACGATCAGAAGGTGCTCGACCTGATTCCGCCCGGCGCGCCGACGCTCCTGATCGCGAACAAGATCGACCGCGTGGGCGACAAGGCGACGCTGTTCCCGTTCATGCAAAAGATGAGCGCGCTGCGCGAGTTCACCGAGCTCGTGCCGCTGTCCGCGCAGCGGCCGGAAGACATCAAGCACCTGCTCGACACGATCAAGCCGCACCTGCCGGAAGGTCAGCCGATCTACGGCGAGGACGAGCTGACCGACCGCAGCTCGCGCTTTCTCGCGGCCGAAATCCTGCGCGAGAAGGTGTTCCGCTGGACCGGCGACGAATTGCCGTACACGAGCACCGTGCTGATCGACAAGTTCGAGGAGGAAGGGCGGCTGAAGCGCATCTTCGCAACGATCCTCGTCGAACGCGATATGCACAAGGCGATGGTGATCGGCAAGAAGGGCGAGAAGCTCAAGCAGATCAGCACTGAGGCGCGGCTCGACATGGAGAAGCTGTTCGACGGCCCCGTGTATCTCGAGACCTTCGTGAAGGTGAAGAGCGGCTGGGCCGACAACGAGGCGGGGCTGCGTGCCTATGGGTACGAATGA
- the rnc gene encoding ribonuclease III, which yields MPLSQLESRLRYEFRNAELLRQALTHRSHSATHNERLEFLGDSVLNCAVAALLFQRFGKLDEGDLSRVRANLVKQQSLYEIAQALNISDGLRLGEGELRSGGFRRPSILADAFEAIIGAVFLDGGFEAAQGVIKRLYVPILDHIDPRTLGKDAKTLLQEYLQGHKIALPTYTVVATHGAAHNQQFEVECTVPKLDVKVSGSGASRRAAEQAAAKKALDEVLAAAPMLASKPKRSKNARGSKHAEPEIVPGVKGVQEALDLRSPERKERAAARDVKASGGASEPAERPAQAPMAAIRAAHVETVADKTDRAAKPSGDKPAEKSPERGEAALHAADKPAEGAPRAADKPTGQAAGQAAVQPADPASASADKSAAASDPASRTTPRPRDGAAPDTETPPGGASLAAAQARAADAGH from the coding sequence ATGCCCCTATCCCAGTTGGAAAGCCGGCTGCGCTACGAATTTCGCAATGCGGAATTGTTGCGCCAGGCTTTGACCCATCGCAGTCACAGCGCCACGCATAACGAACGGCTCGAGTTTCTCGGCGACTCCGTTCTGAACTGCGCGGTGGCGGCCCTTTTGTTCCAGCGCTTCGGCAAGCTGGACGAAGGCGATCTGTCGCGCGTGCGCGCCAATCTCGTCAAGCAGCAGTCGCTGTATGAAATCGCTCAGGCCCTGAATATCTCGGACGGGCTGCGACTGGGCGAGGGCGAGTTGCGCAGCGGCGGGTTCCGCCGCCCGTCGATTCTCGCGGACGCATTCGAAGCCATCATCGGGGCCGTGTTTCTCGATGGCGGCTTCGAAGCCGCCCAAGGGGTCATCAAGCGGCTGTACGTACCGATCCTCGACCACATCGATCCGCGCACGCTCGGCAAGGACGCGAAAACGCTGCTGCAGGAGTATCTGCAGGGGCACAAGATCGCGTTGCCCACCTACACCGTCGTCGCGACTCATGGTGCGGCGCACAATCAGCAGTTCGAGGTCGAATGCACGGTGCCGAAGCTCGACGTGAAGGTGTCGGGCTCCGGCGCGAGCCGGCGGGCGGCCGAGCAGGCTGCCGCGAAGAAGGCGCTCGACGAGGTGCTGGCCGCCGCGCCGATGCTGGCCTCGAAGCCGAAGCGCTCGAAGAATGCCCGTGGATCGAAGCATGCGGAGCCCGAAATCGTGCCGGGCGTGAAGGGCGTTCAGGAAGCGCTGGACCTGCGCTCGCCGGAACGGAAGGAACGTGCGGCGGCACGCGACGTGAAGGCGTCCGGCGGCGCTTCCGAGCCGGCCGAGCGGCCGGCTCAGGCGCCGATGGCGGCGATCCGTGCCGCGCATGTCGAAACCGTGGCGGACAAGACCGACCGCGCGGCGAAGCCGTCGGGCGACAAGCCGGCCGAGAAGTCGCCGGAGCGCGGCGAAGCTGCCCTGCATGCGGCCGACAAGCCCGCGGAAGGCGCACCGCGCGCCGCTGACAAGCCGACCGGCCAAGCGGCCGGTCAAGCAGCCGTCCAGCCGGCCGATCCGGCCTCGGCGAGCGCCGACAAATCAGCCGCCGCGTCCGACCCCGCCTCCCGCACGACGCCGCGCCCGCGCGACGGCGCAGCGCCCGACACCGAGACGCCGCCGGGCGGCGCGAGCCTCGCGGCCGCCCAGGCGCGCGCGGCCGATGCCGGCCACTGA
- the lepB gene encoding signal peptidase I: MNFALILFVLVVVTGVAWVLDKLVFLPRRRKAADVAIDEFDRQQSRIDKRFADENAVQTRAKLRDEKLRQPWWLEYTASFFPVILAVFVVRSFVVEPFKIPSGSMVPTLVVGDFILVNKFEYGLRLPVTNTKITQGKPLSRGDVVVFRYPKDESVDYIKRVVGLPGDTVAYQDKQLTINGQPVPETPLPDYFDDERQNYAKQFEETLGTKKNAILNNPAVPPFVMGAYDYPYRDNCTYNSRGVICKVPPGHYFMMGDNRDNSADSRYWGFVPDNNIVGRAFFIWMNFSDLKRIGSFN, encoded by the coding sequence ATGAATTTTGCGCTGATTCTTTTTGTGCTCGTCGTCGTGACGGGCGTGGCGTGGGTGTTGGACAAGCTGGTGTTCCTGCCGCGGCGACGCAAGGCGGCCGACGTGGCGATCGACGAGTTCGATCGCCAGCAGTCGCGCATCGACAAGCGTTTCGCGGACGAAAATGCGGTGCAGACGCGTGCGAAGCTGCGCGACGAGAAGCTGCGCCAGCCGTGGTGGCTCGAATACACGGCGAGCTTCTTCCCGGTGATCCTCGCGGTGTTCGTCGTGCGTTCGTTCGTCGTCGAGCCGTTCAAGATCCCGTCGGGCTCGATGGTGCCGACGCTGGTCGTCGGCGACTTCATCCTCGTCAACAAGTTCGAATACGGGTTGCGTCTGCCGGTCACGAACACCAAGATCACGCAGGGCAAGCCGCTGTCGCGCGGCGACGTCGTCGTGTTCCGTTATCCGAAGGACGAGTCGGTCGACTACATCAAGCGCGTCGTCGGCCTGCCGGGCGACACGGTCGCCTATCAGGACAAGCAGCTGACGATCAACGGCCAGCCGGTGCCCGAAACGCCGCTGCCCGACTACTTCGACGACGAGCGCCAGAACTACGCGAAGCAGTTCGAGGAAACGCTCGGCACGAAGAAGAACGCGATCCTGAACAATCCCGCGGTGCCGCCGTTCGTGATGGGCGCATACGACTATCCGTATCGCGACAACTGCACGTACAACAGCCGCGGCGTGATCTGCAAGGTGCCGCCCGGCCACTACTTCATGATGGGCGACAACCGCGACAACAGCGCGGACAGCCGCTACTGGGGGTTCGTGCCGGACAACAACATCGTCGGTCGCGCGTTCTTCATCTGGATGAACTTCAGCGACCTGAAGCGCATCGGTTCCTTCAACTGA